In Fundidesulfovibrio magnetotacticus, the following are encoded in one genomic region:
- a CDS encoding ABC transporter permease: MPARQRSIGTAEVILGLSVAILVVVVAVPVLLIFFNAFWVNGAFNLTDVAKILGEPDTYRALLNSLVIACGVTVMSTAVGTFFAWLVTRTDLPFKGTMKVLFLVPFMLPSFIGALAWKMLLSPRSGYINRFLMDVLGLPGPIFDIYSYAGIMAVETMYLFPFVFIQVCGALERMDPTLEEAARISGADLFTITRKITLPLVMPSILSGALLIMLYSMAHFGTVAVLGVETGIFNIPTLIYERIHQSAGSFKSIRTGTVLATVLVFTAAFIMWLQSKVLSRGRYQIIAGKSFRPMELKLRGLRLPLLFFCFAYIAFTIVLPTATIFLVGGLKTYGLPFTWENMTWKNYTYILFDWKLTRDAIFNSATLGLAAACITMFAGVMISYVIVKMKVRGKGFLEFLGMLPFSVPGSVIALGVILAWSGKYGVNIYNTVWIILVAYIARYMAFSLKANGAALEQVHDSLVEAARACGATTWQALRDVVLPLVRPGMLAAFFLIFLPALRELTVSVMLYGPSTRTIGVAIYTLNEDGETVYSAALAGIALLLIITGQTLIRRFTRQA; the protein is encoded by the coding sequence ATGCCGGCCCGCCAACGTTCCATCGGCACGGCTGAGGTGATCCTGGGGCTCTCGGTGGCCATCCTCGTGGTGGTGGTGGCCGTGCCGGTGCTGCTCATCTTCTTCAACGCCTTCTGGGTGAACGGCGCGTTCAACCTGACGGACGTGGCCAAGATCCTGGGCGAGCCCGACACCTACCGGGCGCTGCTCAACTCCCTCGTCATCGCCTGCGGCGTCACGGTGATGAGCACGGCCGTGGGCACGTTCTTCGCGTGGCTGGTCACGCGCACGGACCTGCCCTTCAAGGGGACCATGAAGGTGCTCTTCCTGGTGCCCTTCATGCTTCCCTCGTTCATCGGGGCCCTGGCCTGGAAGATGCTCCTCTCGCCGCGCTCGGGCTACATCAACCGCTTCCTCATGGACGTGTTGGGGCTGCCCGGCCCCATTTTCGACATCTACTCCTACGCGGGCATCATGGCCGTGGAGACCATGTACCTCTTCCCCTTCGTCTTCATCCAGGTCTGCGGGGCGCTGGAGCGCATGGACCCCACCCTGGAGGAGGCCGCGCGCATCTCCGGGGCCGACCTCTTCACCATCACGCGCAAGATCACCCTGCCCCTGGTGATGCCCAGCATTCTTTCGGGGGCGCTGCTCATCATGCTCTATTCCATGGCGCACTTCGGAACCGTGGCGGTGCTGGGCGTTGAGACGGGCATCTTCAACATCCCAACGCTCATCTACGAACGTATCCACCAGAGCGCGGGGAGCTTCAAGTCCATCCGCACGGGCACGGTGCTGGCCACGGTGCTGGTGTTCACGGCGGCGTTCATCATGTGGCTGCAGAGCAAGGTGCTCTCCAGGGGGCGCTACCAGATCATCGCGGGCAAGAGCTTCCGGCCCATGGAGCTCAAGCTGCGCGGACTTCGCCTGCCGCTGCTGTTCTTCTGCTTCGCCTACATCGCCTTCACCATCGTGCTGCCCACGGCGACCATCTTCCTGGTGGGGGGGCTCAAGACCTACGGCCTGCCCTTCACCTGGGAGAACATGACCTGGAAGAACTACACCTACATCCTCTTCGACTGGAAGCTCACCCGCGACGCCATCTTCAACAGCGCCACCCTGGGCCTGGCCGCCGCGTGCATCACCATGTTCGCGGGTGTGATGATCTCCTACGTCATCGTGAAGATGAAGGTGCGCGGCAAGGGCTTCCTGGAGTTCCTGGGCATGCTGCCCTTCTCGGTGCCCGGCTCCGTTATCGCCCTGGGGGTGATCCTGGCCTGGAGCGGCAAGTACGGGGTGAACATCTACAACACCGTGTGGATCATCCTGGTGGCCTACATCGCGCGCTACATGGCCTTCTCGCTCAAGGCCAACGGGGCGGCCCTGGAGCAGGTGCACGACTCCCTGGTGGAGGCCGCCCGCGCCTGCGGGGCCACCACCTGGCAGGCCCTGCGCGACGTGGTGCTCCCGCTGGTGCGGCCGGGCATGCTGGCGGCGTTCTTCCTGATCTTCCTGCCCGCCCTGCGCGAACTCACCGTGTCGGTGATGCTCTACGGCCCCTCCACGCGCACCATCGGGGTGGCCATATACACCCTGAACGAGGACGGCGAGACGGTCTATTCCGCCGCCCTGGCGGGCATCGCCCTGTTGCTGATCATCACCGGCCAGACCCTCATCCGGCGCTTCACGCGCCAGGCCTAG
- a CDS encoding ABC transporter ATP-binding protein, which produces MGKVSLEGVSKGYGGRPVLEGLNLEVERGECFTLLGPSGCGKTVLLRLVAGFEAPDAGRVLLDGEPISDPAAGVDVPPDRRGLGVVFQDYAVWPHMTVEANVAYPLKLAKTPPAALRERVAEVIGHVNLTGLEDRLPSQLSGGQQQRVALARALAPRPSMLLLDEPLCNLDAHLREEMRFEIKELQRNLGITVLYVTHDQEIALAISDRLAVMDASGRIRQAGSPEAVYENPADSYVFRFLGMANFLPVALEDGAWRVNGRGPAVPFEPPADGLRERTAGFRPTDAELSRRGEGLEATVKRASFLGAQTDYLLDIDGVGARVQTPTHTALERDILFTEGERCRVNLRGLHWFGPEAREEVR; this is translated from the coding sequence ATGGGCAAGGTGTCTTTGGAGGGGGTGTCGAAGGGCTACGGGGGCCGCCCCGTGCTGGAAGGGCTGAACCTGGAGGTGGAGCGCGGCGAGTGCTTCACGCTGCTTGGCCCCTCGGGCTGCGGCAAGACGGTGCTGCTGCGCCTGGTGGCCGGGTTCGAGGCCCCGGACGCGGGGCGCGTGCTCCTGGACGGCGAGCCCATCAGCGACCCCGCCGCCGGCGTGGACGTGCCCCCGGACCGGCGCGGTCTGGGCGTGGTCTTCCAGGACTACGCCGTGTGGCCCCACATGACCGTGGAGGCCAACGTAGCCTACCCCCTCAAGCTGGCCAAAACCCCGCCTGCCGCCCTGCGCGAGCGCGTGGCCGAGGTGATCGGCCACGTGAACCTCACCGGCCTGGAGGACCGCCTTCCCTCCCAGCTCTCGGGCGGCCAGCAGCAGCGCGTGGCCCTGGCCCGCGCCCTGGCCCCCCGGCCCTCCATGCTGCTTTTGGACGAGCCCCTGTGCAACCTCGACGCCCACCTGCGCGAGGAGATGCGCTTCGAGATCAAGGAGCTCCAACGCAACCTGGGCATCACCGTGCTCTACGTCACCCACGACCAGGAGATCGCCCTGGCCATCTCCGATCGCCTGGCCGTCATGGACGCCTCGGGGCGCATCCGCCAGGCGGGCTCGCCCGAGGCGGTCTACGAGAACCCGGCCGACAGCTATGTCTTCCGCTTCCTGGGCATGGCCAACTTCCTGCCCGTGGCCCTGGAGGACGGGGCGTGGCGCGTGAACGGCCGGGGTCCGGCCGTGCCCTTCGAGCCGCCCGCCGACGGCCTCCGGGAACGCACGGCGGGCTTCAGGCCCACGGACGCGGAGCTCTCGCGCCGCGGCGAGGGCCTGGAGGCCACCGTGAAGCGCGCCAGCTTCCTGGGCGCGCAGACCGACTACCTGCTGGACATCGACGGCGTGGGCGCGCGCGTCCAGACGCCCACCCACACTGCCCTGGAGCGCGACATCCTCTTCACCGAGGGCGAGCGCTGCAGGGTGAATCTTCGCGGCCTGCACTGGTTCGGCCCCGAGGCCCGGGAGGAGGTGCGCTAG
- a CDS encoding ABC transporter substrate-binding protein, whose amino-acid sequence MKRTLTSLATSLALLLSLAGTAPAAEKLIVYTSMKESLIGQIKDAFAKKHPEVALDYQSAGAGKLMAKIAAERESGKILADVLWTSEVPDFYQLKAEGMLLPYVSPLAKEILNPFTDFDGSFTPARLGTLGVAYNTRLIKEAPATWQDLLDVRFKGTYGIANPALSGTSYMSVAALVTQFGWEYIGKLKANGAKMGKGSGQVVDDTASGDLSASLAVDYITNDKIEKGATIALVYPPEMLVIPSPVAIFKNTPNADAAKKFVDFLLSKEGQTIIAGEGTLPVRADVPVDPKFKLPAASDAVKRAIKLDYLKMIAEKEATIKKFTDIMQGK is encoded by the coding sequence ATGAAGAGAACCCTCACGTCCCTCGCCACGTCCCTCGCCCTGCTCCTTTCCCTGGCCGGGACCGCCCCGGCCGCCGAGAAGCTCATCGTCTACACGTCCATGAAGGAGTCGCTCATCGGCCAGATCAAGGACGCCTTCGCCAAGAAGCACCCCGAGGTGGCCCTGGACTACCAGTCCGCCGGGGCGGGCAAGCTCATGGCCAAGATCGCCGCCGAACGCGAGTCCGGCAAGATCCTGGCCGACGTGCTCTGGACCTCCGAAGTGCCCGATTTCTACCAGCTCAAGGCCGAGGGGATGCTCCTGCCCTACGTTTCGCCCCTGGCCAAGGAGATCCTCAATCCCTTCACCGATTTCGACGGCTCCTTCACCCCCGCGCGCCTTGGCACCCTGGGCGTGGCCTACAACACCCGCCTGATCAAGGAGGCCCCAGCCACCTGGCAGGACCTCCTGGACGTCCGCTTCAAGGGAACCTACGGCATCGCCAACCCCGCCCTCTCCGGCACCTCCTACATGAGCGTGGCCGCCCTGGTGACCCAGTTCGGCTGGGAGTACATCGGGAAGCTCAAGGCCAACGGGGCCAAGATGGGCAAGGGCTCCGGGCAGGTGGTGGACGACACCGCCTCCGGCGACCTCTCCGCCAGCCTGGCCGTGGACTACATCACCAACGACAAGATCGAGAAAGGAGCCACCATCGCCCTGGTCTATCCGCCCGAGATGCTCGTGATCCCGAGCCCGGTGGCCATCTTCAAGAACACCCCCAACGCCGACGCCGCCAAGAAGTTCGTGGACTTCCTGCTCTCCAAGGAGGGCCAGACCATCATCGCGGGCGAGGGCACCCTGCCCGTGCGCGCGGACGTGCCCGTGGACCCCAAGTTCAAGCTCCCCGCCGCCTCCGACGCCGTGAAGCGGGCCATCAAGCTCGACTACCTCAAGATGATCGCGGAGAAGGAAGCCACCATCAAGAAGTTCACCGACATCATGCAGGGCAAGTAG
- a CDS encoding lipase family alpha/beta hydrolase — translation MRHTTQGCPVRAAALVFALSLLAALCLLSGCAGVAVKPVPLERRFNALDRTAINSSEPSALTIAFLKQRDLDAQWRDDPEGLIQRLDDKFHADPGIGTLFALVELSHLQAKRLAAEPDRAAAYDLSCAVYAYLFLFDPKVAPPEGTLRPNARLAAEFHNRSLSRYVLYARTRELRFSPGDRLPMASGALELRSRVVDLPFAPDEFSQILLSFSYEVTGLDVTYSVPGLGVPLILERDPSGKPDSDPARRFLPRIRQVLAATLFLRVDTGHATDADGQRVRACTLEVHDPMRTDSTRVNGYTVPLETDTTTPLAWMAAHAPSPQGIKGLMDPAALQGVQGLYMLQPYEKDKIPVVFVHGLISSPLTWIPMLNGLMGDPELRRRYQFWYFSYPTGNPVLYSASLLRQSLESARLICDPQGDSPAFSNMLIVGHSMGGLLAKAMVQDPGDRLWNALTTLPPSQLKAAQDVRDLVEKIFFFRPLPFVSEAVFISSPHRGSEMALGTIGAIGKALVTLPFTLARASATLLATLSGLGHKLHLDGLPTGIDSLSPKNPMLKIMADTPVAVPFHSIIGNEAKAGVAGGTDGVVPYWSSHLDGARSELIVKSGHGAHEHPLAIREVRRIMLEHAANPPR, via the coding sequence ATGCGACACACCACCCAAGGATGCCCCGTCCGGGCGGCCGCCCTCGTTTTCGCACTCTCGCTCCTGGCCGCGCTCTGCCTCCTGTCGGGCTGCGCGGGGGTCGCGGTGAAACCCGTGCCCCTGGAACGGCGCTTCAACGCCCTGGACCGCACGGCCATCAACTCCTCCGAACCCAGCGCGCTGACCATTGCCTTCCTCAAGCAGCGCGACCTGGACGCCCAGTGGCGCGACGACCCCGAAGGCCTCATCCAACGCCTGGACGACAAGTTCCACGCCGATCCGGGCATCGGCACGCTCTTCGCCCTGGTGGAGCTCTCCCACCTCCAGGCCAAACGCCTGGCCGCCGAGCCCGACCGCGCCGCCGCCTACGACCTTTCCTGCGCCGTCTACGCCTACCTCTTCCTGTTCGACCCCAAGGTGGCCCCCCCGGAGGGCACGCTGCGCCCCAACGCGCGCCTGGCCGCCGAGTTCCACAACCGCTCCCTGTCGCGCTACGTGCTCTACGCCCGCACCCGCGAGCTGCGCTTCTCCCCGGGCGACCGCCTGCCCATGGCCTCAGGCGCACTGGAGCTGCGCAGCCGCGTGGTGGACCTGCCCTTCGCCCCGGATGAGTTCTCCCAGATTCTGCTCTCCTTCTCCTACGAGGTCACCGGCTTGGACGTGACCTACTCCGTCCCGGGCCTTGGCGTGCCCCTCATCCTGGAGCGCGACCCCTCCGGCAAGCCCGACAGCGACCCCGCCCGGCGCTTCCTGCCGCGCATCCGCCAGGTGCTGGCCGCCACGCTCTTCCTGCGCGTGGACACCGGCCACGCCACCGACGCCGACGGCCAGCGCGTGCGCGCCTGCACCCTGGAAGTGCACGACCCCATGCGCACCGACTCCACCCGCGTGAACGGCTACACCGTGCCCCTGGAGACCGACACCACCACGCCCCTGGCCTGGATGGCCGCCCACGCCCCGTCGCCCCAGGGCATCAAGGGCCTCATGGACCCCGCCGCGCTCCAGGGAGTGCAGGGGCTCTACATGCTCCAGCCCTACGAGAAGGACAAAATCCCCGTGGTCTTCGTGCACGGGCTCATCAGCTCGCCCCTGACCTGGATCCCCATGCTCAACGGCCTCATGGGCGACCCGGAGCTGCGCAGGCGCTACCAGTTCTGGTACTTCTCCTACCCCACCGGCAACCCCGTGCTCTACTCGGCCAGCCTGCTGCGACAGTCCCTGGAGAGCGCCCGTTTGATCTGCGACCCACAGGGCGACAGCCCGGCCTTCAGCAACATGCTCATCGTTGGCCACAGCATGGGCGGCCTGCTGGCCAAAGCCATGGTCCAGGACCCGGGCGACAGGCTCTGGAACGCCCTGACCACCCTGCCTCCCTCCCAGCTGAAGGCCGCCCAGGACGTGCGCGACCTCGTGGAAAAGATCTTCTTCTTCCGCCCCCTGCCCTTCGTGAGCGAGGCCGTGTTCATCAGCTCCCCGCACCGTGGCTCCGAGATGGCCCTGGGCACCATCGGGGCCATCGGCAAGGCCCTGGTCACCCTGCCCTTCACCCTGGCCCGGGCCAGCGCCACCCTGCTGGCCACCCTCTCGGGCCTGGGCCACAAGCTCCACCTGGATGGCCTGCCCACGGGCATCGACAGCCTCTCGCCCAAGAACCCCATGCTCAAGATCATGGCCGACACGCCCGTGGCCGTGCCCTTCCACTCCATCATCGGCAACGAGGCCAAGGCCGGCGTGGCGGGCGGCACGGACGGCGTGGTGCCCTACTGGAGCTCCCACCTGGACGGGGCGCGGTCGGAATTGATCGTAAAGTCCGGACACGGGGCGCACGAACACCCCCTGGCCATCCGCGAGGTGCGCCGCATCATGCTGGAGCACGCGGCGAACCCGCCCCGCTAG
- a CDS encoding response regulator, whose product MTGLPKILIVDDRPDNLTALEHVLAPVEAQTVRATSGQEALRQVLRHEFALAILDVQMPGMDGYELARLLRSDPRSGRVPIIFLTAIHADDPHRFMGYRSGAVDFLTKPFHPEVLLSKVRVFLELDLRTREAVEKGRQLEALLAEQEQANHALSREVAVRQEAEAALRESDTRLRDLVDAIPDAVCLKDGQGRWLEANAPCRQLFGLHDDGYRGRTDRELLADGSVRDIWRRPGEDPDEEVWAAGIPTRCESEVRLSGGSHIFEVARAPAFHRDGGRKGLVVVGRDVTERKTVERTLAFLASCGGGPSSLNFFQSLAGYLAETLGMEFVCIDRLEGDGLTARTLALYEDGRFQDNISYALKDTPCGAVVGQDVCCFPRDVQALFPRDEVLREIAAESYVGVTLWDAAGQPIGLVAVIGRRPLENRGLAEAVLKLVALRAGGELERLQAEEDLLAAKEAAEAANRAKSEFLANMSHEIRTPLNGVLGMLQLLQLSGLDPEQSESVSTAITSGRRLGKLLADILDLSRVEAGKLALARAEFSPAKALEEVAQIFQAARRERGVGLVMDLDATVPGVLLGDDLRIKQILTNLLGNAFKFTEHGAVTVGMRALPEAETGVCLLEITVRDTGIGIAPEQMEGIFEPFRQVDASYARAHQGAGLGLSIARRLASLMGGEITVSSEPGRGSVFRCTVRLGVPAADRRGQEPREPGARAASAAPRESLRILVAEDEPVSRLTVKKLLTRQGHHCMAVENGLLCLEALRDQDFDLILMDIQMPGMDGMEATRAIRSAADMGGKARIPIIALTAYAMQGDRERFLEAGMDGYVSKPFDMDELHRAMDEALADRAG is encoded by the coding sequence ATGACCGGCCTCCCCAAGATCCTCATCGTGGACGACAGGCCCGACAACCTCACGGCCCTGGAGCATGTGCTCGCTCCAGTGGAAGCCCAGACCGTGCGGGCCACCTCCGGGCAGGAGGCCCTGCGCCAGGTGCTGCGCCACGAGTTCGCCCTGGCCATCCTGGACGTGCAGATGCCCGGCATGGACGGCTACGAGCTGGCCCGGCTGCTGCGAAGCGACCCCCGTTCAGGGCGCGTGCCCATCATCTTTCTCACGGCCATCCACGCCGACGATCCGCACCGCTTCATGGGCTACCGCTCGGGCGCGGTGGACTTCCTCACCAAACCCTTCCACCCCGAGGTGCTGCTCTCCAAGGTCCGGGTGTTCCTGGAGCTGGACCTGCGCACCCGGGAGGCCGTGGAAAAGGGCCGCCAGCTTGAGGCCCTGCTGGCGGAACAGGAGCAGGCCAACCACGCGCTCAGCCGCGAGGTGGCCGTGCGCCAGGAGGCCGAGGCCGCCCTGCGCGAGAGCGACACCCGCCTGCGCGACCTGGTGGACGCCATCCCGGACGCGGTGTGCCTCAAGGACGGACAGGGCCGCTGGCTGGAGGCCAACGCCCCCTGCCGCCAGCTCTTCGGGCTCCACGACGACGGCTACCGGGGCCGTACGGATCGGGAACTCCTGGCGGACGGCAGCGTCCGCGACATCTGGCGTCGCCCCGGGGAAGACCCCGACGAAGAGGTCTGGGCGGCGGGAATCCCCACCCGGTGCGAGTCCGAGGTCCGCCTGTCCGGCGGCTCGCACATCTTCGAGGTGGCGCGCGCCCCGGCCTTTCACCGGGACGGCGGCCGCAAGGGCCTCGTGGTGGTGGGGCGCGACGTCACCGAGCGCAAGACCGTGGAGCGCACCCTGGCCTTCCTGGCCTCCTGCGGCGGCGGCCCCTCCAGCCTGAACTTTTTCCAGTCCCTGGCCGGCTACCTCGCCGAAACCCTCGGCATGGAGTTCGTGTGCATCGACCGCCTGGAGGGCGACGGCCTCACCGCGCGCACCCTGGCCCTTTACGAGGACGGCCGTTTCCAGGACAACATCTCTTACGCCCTCAAGGACACGCCCTGCGGCGCGGTGGTGGGCCAGGACGTCTGCTGCTTCCCGCGCGACGTGCAGGCGCTCTTCCCCCGCGACGAGGTGCTGCGGGAGATCGCCGCCGAGAGCTACGTCGGCGTCACGCTCTGGGACGCGGCGGGCCAGCCCATCGGGCTGGTGGCGGTGATCGGGCGCAGGCCCCTGGAGAACCGGGGGCTGGCCGAGGCGGTGCTCAAGCTGGTGGCCTTGCGCGCCGGGGGCGAACTGGAGCGCCTGCAGGCCGAGGAGGACCTCCTGGCGGCCAAGGAGGCGGCCGAGGCCGCCAACCGGGCCAAATCGGAATTTTTGGCCAATATGAGCCACGAGATCCGCACGCCCCTGAACGGCGTGCTGGGCATGCTCCAGCTGCTCCAACTGTCCGGGCTCGATCCCGAGCAGTCCGAGAGCGTCTCCACGGCCATCACCTCGGGACGCCGCCTGGGCAAGCTCCTGGCCGACATCCTGGACCTTTCACGGGTGGAGGCGGGCAAGCTGGCGCTCGCCAGGGCGGAGTTCTCCCCGGCCAAGGCCCTGGAGGAGGTGGCCCAGATCTTCCAGGCCGCGCGCCGCGAGCGCGGGGTGGGGCTCGTCATGGACCTGGACGCCACGGTGCCGGGGGTCCTGCTGGGCGACGACCTGCGCATCAAGCAGATCCTCACCAACCTGCTGGGCAACGCTTTCAAGTTCACGGAGCACGGCGCGGTGACGGTGGGCATGCGTGCCCTGCCGGAAGCGGAAACGGGCGTCTGCCTGCTGGAAATCACCGTGCGCGACACCGGCATCGGCATCGCCCCGGAGCAGATGGAGGGCATCTTCGAGCCCTTCCGCCAGGTGGACGCCTCCTATGCCCGGGCGCACCAGGGGGCTGGCCTGGGCCTTTCCATCGCCCGGCGGCTGGCCTCGCTCATGGGTGGGGAGATCACCGTGTCCAGCGAGCCGGGCCGCGGCAGCGTGTTCCGCTGCACCGTGCGCCTGGGGGTTCCGGCGGCCGACAGGCGCGGACAGGAGCCCCGGGAGCCCGGGGCGCGGGCCGCGTCCGCCGCTCCCAGGGAAAGCCTGCGCATCCTTGTGGCCGAGGACGAACCCGTGAGCCGCCTCACCGTGAAGAAGCTCCTCACCCGCCAAGGACACCATTGCATGGCCGTGGAAAACGGCCTGCTCTGCCTGGAGGCCCTGCGCGACCAGGACTTCGACCTGATCCTCATGGACATCCAGATGCCCGGCATGGACGGCATGGAGGCCACCCGCGCCATCCGGAGCGCGGCCGACATGGGGGGGAAGGCGCGCATTCCCATCATCGCGCTCACGGCCTACGCCATGCAGGGCGACCGGGAGCGCTTCCTGGAGGCGGGCATGGACGGCTACGTCTCCAAACCCTTCGACATGGACGAACTGCACCGCGCCATGGACGAGGCCCTGGCCGACCGCGCGGGCTGA
- a CDS encoding chemotaxis protein CheB, translated as MRPPEAHRRVEAVVLGGSSGAVEPLKSILSRLPGDCPWPVAVVLHVSPLQESDFAFYIGRGCALEVREAEDKEPALPGRVYFAPPGYHLLVEADRSFSLSVDERVRFARPSLDVLFESAADAYGPGLAGVVLSGAGDDGARGLARVRERGGLAVVQDPAEALHAAMPLAALEAAMPQAVLDVQGIAALLAELAREDHAGARP; from the coding sequence GTGAGGCCGCCCGAAGCGCACCGGCGCGTGGAGGCGGTGGTGCTGGGCGGCTCCTCGGGCGCGGTGGAGCCCCTGAAGAGCATTCTCTCGCGCCTGCCAGGGGATTGCCCCTGGCCCGTGGCCGTGGTGCTCCACGTCTCCCCCCTTCAGGAGAGCGACTTCGCGTTCTACATCGGGCGCGGCTGCGCCCTGGAGGTCCGCGAGGCCGAGGACAAGGAGCCCGCGCTGCCCGGGCGGGTCTATTTCGCGCCCCCGGGCTACCATCTGCTCGTGGAGGCCGACAGAAGCTTTTCCCTCTCGGTGGACGAGCGTGTGCGCTTCGCCAGACCCTCCCTGGACGTGCTCTTCGAGAGCGCCGCCGACGCCTACGGGCCGGGGCTTGCGGGCGTGGTGCTCTCCGGCGCGGGGGACGACGGCGCGCGCGGCCTGGCGCGCGTGCGCGAACGGGGCGGCCTGGCCGTGGTGCAAGACCCCGCCGAGGCCCTCCATGCCGCCATGCCCCTGGCGGCCCTGGAGGCCGCCATGCCCCAGGCTGTGCTGGACGTGCAAGGCATCGCCGCGCTGCTGGCCGAGTTGGCGCGCGAGGACCACGCAGGAGCTAGACCATGA
- a CDS encoding CheR family methyltransferase has protein sequence MDQTAIENVEAGLFLEALHQRHGYDFRNYSRASMLRRLRRLAEKTGAPSLSAMIPSVLHDRAFLPEVVDALSVNVSEMFRDPGFFRVLREEVVPYLRTFPFVKIWHAGCSRGEEVYSLAIVLREEGFYERCTIFATDLNPVVLEQAKAGIFPVEAVRLHTANYQMAGGRAAFSDYYHASYGSVIMDSSLRQNVTFAPHNLATDGVFGEMHLVLCRNVLIYFDRTLQERVLALLADSLTHGGILALGGKESLGGQRARDTFAEFDRKWRVYKKVDPASAQAHRRAGPDGAPGEGA, from the coding sequence GTGGACCAGACAGCCATCGAGAACGTCGAGGCCGGGCTCTTCCTGGAGGCGCTGCACCAGCGCCACGGTTACGATTTCCGCAACTACTCCCGGGCCTCCATGCTCCGCCGCCTGCGGCGCCTGGCGGAAAAGACCGGCGCCCCCTCGCTTTCCGCCATGATCCCCTCCGTGCTCCACGACAGGGCCTTCCTGCCGGAAGTGGTGGACGCCCTCTCGGTGAACGTCTCCGAGATGTTTCGCGACCCGGGCTTCTTCCGCGTCCTGCGCGAGGAGGTGGTGCCCTACCTGCGCACCTTTCCCTTCGTGAAGATCTGGCACGCGGGCTGCTCCCGGGGCGAGGAGGTCTACTCCCTGGCCATCGTTCTGCGCGAGGAGGGCTTCTACGAGCGCTGCACCATCTTCGCCACCGACCTCAACCCCGTGGTGCTCGAACAGGCCAAGGCAGGCATCTTCCCCGTCGAGGCCGTGCGCCTGCACACCGCCAACTACCAGATGGCCGGGGGCAGGGCCGCCTTTTCCGACTACTACCACGCCAGCTACGGCTCCGTGATCATGGACTCCTCCCTGCGCCAGAACGTCACCTTCGCGCCCCACAACCTGGCCACGGACGGCGTGTTCGGGGAGATGCACCTGGTGCTGTGCCGCAACGTGCTCATCTATTTCGACAGGACCCTTCAGGAAAGGGTGCTCGCGCTTCTGGCCGACAGCCTGACTCACGGCGGCATCCTGGCGCTGGGCGGCAAGGAGAGCCTGGGCGGGCAAAGGGCCCGGGACACCTTCGCCGAGTTCGACAGGAAATGGCGCGTCTACAAGAAGGTCGATCCGGCATCGGCCCAGGCCCACAGGCGCGCGGGGCCGGACGGCGCGCCCGGGGAGGGGGCGTGA